One part of the Anopheles coustani chromosome 2, idAnoCousDA_361_x.2, whole genome shotgun sequence genome encodes these proteins:
- the LOC131262858 gene encoding CWF19-like protein 1 homolog — protein sequence MEPKLKLLVCGDVRGKLKSFFARIENVNKKSGPFDLVLCVGDFFGKNPEMDGLQVYKNNIKTVAAPVYILGPTSKELARHYGETEDGDICTNLSFLGKRGVYTTSGGLKIAYLSGVASSQESSESNDWTYTKADVVAVRDSCVASKGNMGDFRGIDILLTSQWPLGIREGMNDSCKMVSWLANAVKPRYHFCGTNDEFYESPPYRNPADQNTQMELATRFVGLASFGNAEKKKHIYALNITPVEKMRILELIQKTTDEIPSPYQGLSLLQESDGKGVRSTNHADGQYFYDMNTYDDNRRFKRKSNDPNQSQKRPRPTFDQESCWFCLSAGSIEKHLIISVGDHFYLALAKGPINEVHILILSITHIQCAALLSEAQWAELTKFKQALAQFYNDRDQKVFFYERNFKTGHLQINAIGIDDNVAWKIQHVLEDKSEEYSIQMEKVPKLDAPSDLPERGPYFVAELPDGTVMLTRQMKGFPLHFGREIICADNLLNCEEKADWRQCNLSKEAEDELVKNFRESFKPYDFTV from the exons ATGGAGCCAAAATTGAAGCT ATTAGTGTGCGGTGATGTTCGCGGAAAGCTGAAATCATTTTTCGCGCGCATtgagaatgtaaacaaaaagagTGGACCGTTCGATTTGGTCCTTTGCGTGGGGgactttttcggaaaaaaccCGGAAATGGACGGTCTACAAGTGTACaagaacaacatcaaaacag TGGCCGCTCCGGTTTACATTCTTGGACCAACCAGCAAAGAACTGGCCCGGCACTATGGGGAAACGGAAGACGGAGACATTTGTACAAACCTTAGCTTCCTGGGAAAACGGGGCGTTTACACAACTTCCGGTGGTCTCAAGATTGCTTACCTTAGCGGCGTTGCAAGCTCACAAGAATCTAGCGAGTCGAACGATTGGACGTACACAAAGGCTGATGTGGTCGCAGTGCGCGATTCCTGTGTGGCTAGCAAAGGAAATATGGGCGATTTTAGGGGCATTGACATCCTCCTCACTTCTCAATGGCCTCTGGGCATACGGGAGGGTATGAACGACagttgcaaaatggtgtcaTGGTTAGCAAATGCTGTGAAGCCACGATATCATTTTTGTGGGACGAACGATGAATTTTACGAATCACCGCCCTATCG AAATCCTGCGGATCAAAACACTCAAATGGAACTGGCGACTAGGTTCGTTGGGTTGGCCAGCTTCGGCAATGCGGAAAAGAAGAAGCACATTTATGCCCTGAACATCACACCGGTGGAAAAGATGCGCATTCTAGAGCTGATCCAAAAAACCACCGACGAGATACCGTCTCCGTATCAGGGCCTTTCCCTTCTCCAAGAATCCGATGGTAAAGGAGTTCGTTCGACAAACCATGCCGATGGGCAGTACTTTTACGATATGAACACGTACGACGATAATCGCCGGTTCAAGCGCAAAAGCAATGACCCCAACCAGAGTCAAAAGCGACCCAGACCGACATTTGATCAGGAATCGTGCTGGTTTTGTCTTTCGGCCGGAAGTATCGAGAAACATTTGATCATTTCGGTCGGTGATCATTTCTATCTAGCGCTAGCCAAGGGACCCATCAACGAAGTGCACATACTGATTCTGTCGATTACGCACATCCAGTGTGCGGCCCTACTATCCGAAGCACAATGGGCGGAATTGAccaaattcaagcaagcgctcGCCCAATTCTACAACGATCGCGATCAAAAGGTGTTCTTCTACGAGCGTAACTTCAAAACGGGACATCTCCAAATCAATGCCATCGGGATCGACGATAACGTCGCGTGGAAAATTCAGCACGTCCTTGAGGACAAGTCTGAGGAGTACAGCATCCAGATGGAGAAGGTACCGAAGCTGGACGCACCGTCAGATCTGCCGGAACGTGGACCATACTTTGTGGCGGAACTGCCCGACGGTACAGTGATGTTGACGCGACAGATGAAGGGTTTCCCGTTGCACTTTGGTCGGGAAATAATCTGTGCGGACAATTTGCTAAACTGTGAGGAGAAGGCGGATTGGCGACAGTGTAATCTTTCCAAGGAAGCAGAGGATGAGCTGGTGAAAAACTTCCGAGAAAGTTTCAAGCCGTACGATTTTACCGTATGA
- the LOC131263454 gene encoding uncharacterized protein LOC131263454 — translation MRKKQKLLPGLSDFTVLVLLARLALVAAQTTCNNGQGRVLYERLPNQQLQGFDDDVVRDSAPPFRVLEKCQDLCLRDRTASTNLGRACTSFDFQPGSRIASFSGSVEYEESTCYLTREQAAPEGIGNLMLVPNSVHFTEVCITSSRPDRECPSRRYVFERHPRKKLKLPVSDIKEVTAANRSDCEDKCLNEFSFVCRSANYDSSLRSCSMSRFTRRTHPELLEDDPNSDYLENTCLNAERRCDGLIVYVKEENKRLGGPFEVEIFNNMTLEECQSLCLRAEKYFCRSIEFDDQTKQCILSEEDSVSQKDDLSISSSPTHHFYDLVCLDNQRGSEYPDNSVTSHLFSSGRRPDTAFQRYRNSRLGGEFHSEITGRSLSECLDECLRQTSFQCRSAVYSDRFRTCRLSRYNQRDGMRIIYDADYDYYENLMPHLVGGEPDTTNGRPDPTDWRPPYGGGGDRDRDRVPDDRLPPGRYPPGDRYPMGSRPDYGGDSYPGGYPPTDRYPGSTDRYPLGPGTDRYPTGGGDYDGRYPPVYDNRFPGDRYGPTDRYPDRDPDPMYPPGPGGPMRYPPPLPPPDSRYPSAPDTRYPMDRYPPPNSRYPPGPDSRYPPAPRYPPDSRYPSDSRYPQTQPDAGRYPPDAAPDARYPPPVHSGSRPDSRYPMMAPPATHYPPPHYMPHMYGSGMYPVVPSRAPPNRGYPPDPYPAPVRPVDSNRYPAPETRYPLEPIGAQGRYPPPTSPNVNPFYNYMKGRPSDYNYHMAGYEPQRGYMDDRYGGYYPSAGGRIPPPMPAFPDRDRGYRRPGVGMAPDGGGYPFEIPYGPPSGTGYDNTLGGGDGFGGYGPQRPYETRCDNADVFKQVGSKRKMRKQYIRRVISAPSLGICQQECAGARDFMCRSFNYHDAAPYETEGNCELSDRDSRDLEVPSAQMFENDNADYYERTPGRGGPQDECLDVGQVCNEDGMEFTLRTPEGFVGRIYAYGFYDRCFFRGNGGTVNVLRISGPQGYPECGTQRYGDTMTNIIVVQFSDNVQTGRDKRFNLTCMFRGPGEAVVTSGYIGAGVQTIDRSGSPIPIEYLPAENSMSNKVRLMILYQGRPTTTIAVGDPLTFRLESQDGYSHATDIFATNVVARDPYSGRSVQLIDNYGCPVDSLVFPELGRSRDNDALEARFNAFKIPESNFLVFEATVRTCRGGCQPAYCPGPSGRSEPSFGRRKRSIENGTDFAGTAEPLIGVKDLDEDDEVVSIVNATMVNENATNAKEKDLSSSSTPEVAPGGEATSTSEMPEQVREMIESRSYHPLQVFQSREEMQQDTVARKMVAPIESVCLTHAEYYGLISALILLVILLISITFAAGIGYRSYWKVFMKNRTLDRNSPVNSFSPSALHNVSGSQFEASGRTHSTASRGPQVRSPGVSLFGSGLQKTFATGNLSRMCQIPVMNPLSRNGAAKSEFDDPSEPIYTDPSLFERSRSLRSIAVDQSEDANNV, via the exons ATGCGTAAAAAGCAAAAGCTCCTACCGGGGCTGTCTGATTTCACGGTACTGGTGTTACTCGCCCGGCTCGCGCTGGTCGCTGCCCAAACGACCTGCAACAACGGGCAGGGGCGCGTGCTTTACGAGCGTCTGCCGAACCAGCAGCTGCAAGGCTTCGACGATGACGTCGTGCGAGATTCGGCGCCACCGTTTCGGGTGCTGGAAAAGTGTCAGGACCTTTGCCTGCGTGACCGGACTGCCTCCACCAACCTTGGGCGGGCTTGTACCAGCTTCGACTTTCAGCCGGGCAGCAGGATTGCGTCGTTCAGTGGCAGCGTGGAGTACGAGGAGTCGACGTGCTATCTGACCCGGGAGCAGGCAGCACCGGAGGGCATCGGCAATCTGATGTTAGTACCGAACAGTGTCCATTTCACTGAAGTATGCATAACCT CTAGTCGCCCGGATCGTGAATGTCCTAGCCGACGGTACGTGTTCGAGCGTCACCCGAGGAAGAAGCTAAAGCTGCCCGTGTCCGACATCAAGGAGGTGACCGCCGCCAACCGTTCCGACTGCGAGGACAAGTGTCTGAACGAGTTCTCGTTTGTATGCCGCTCGGCGAACTACGACTCGTCGCTGCGGAGCTGCTCCATGTCCCGTTTCACCCGACGCACGCATCCCGAGCTGCTGGAGGATGACCCGAACTCGGACTACCTCGAGAACACCTGCCTGAACGCGGAACGTCGCTGCGACGGACTGATTGTGTAcgtgaaggaagaaaacaagcgCCTCGGAGGTCCGTTCGAGGTGGAGATCTTCAACAACATGACCCTCGAGGAGTGCCAGTCGCTGTGTCTGCGGGCGGAAAAGTACTTCTGTCGCTCGATCGAGTTCGACGATCAGACCAAGCAGTGCATCCTATCGGAGGAGGACTCTGTGTCACAGAAGGACGATCTCAGTATCAGCTCGAGCCCGACGCACCACTTCTACGATCTCGTCTGCCTGGACAACC AGCGTGGGTCCGAATATCCGGACAACTCCGTGACGTCCCATCTGTTCTCGAGTGGCCGCCGGCCCGATACTGCCTTCCAGCGCTATCGCAACTCGAGACTGGGCGGCGAGTTTCACTCGGAAATCACTGGCAGATCGCTCAGCGAGTGTCTCGACGAATGCCTGCGGCAGACGAGCTTTCAGTGCCGCTCGGCCGTCTACAGCGATCGGTTCCGCACCTGTCGTCTCAGCCGCTACAACCAGCGGGACGGAATGCGCATCATCTACGATGCCGATTACGATTACTATGAGAATTTGATGC CGCACCTAGTTGGGGGAGAACCGGACACGACCAATGGACGACCAGACCCGACAGACTGGCGCCCGCCCTACGGAGGCGGAGGAG ATCGCGATCGTGACCGTGTTCCAGACGACAGGCTTCCCCCGGGACGCTATCCACCGGGCGATCGATATCCGATGGGATCACGGCCAGATTATGGAG GTGATTCGTACCCCGGTGGCTATCCTCCGACAGATCGCTACCCGGGCTCCACCGACCGATATCCGCTCGGCCCCGGCACGGATCGATATCCCACCGGAGGCGGTGACTACGATGGGCGCTATCCGCCAGTCTATGACAACCGTTTCCCAGGCGACCGCTATGGTCCGACAGATCGCTACCCCGACCGCGACCCCGACCCGATGTATCCTCCGGGTCCGGGAGGTCCAATGCGTTATCCTCCTCCACTTCCACCGCCCGATTCGCGCTATCCTTCCGCACCAGACACACGCTATCCGATGGATCGCTATCCTCCTCCAAACTCTCGTTATCCGCCCGGTCCCGATTCACGTTATCCTCCGGCTCCTCGCTACCCTCCCGATTCTCGATATCCCTCAGACTCCCGTTATCCTCAAACCCAACCAGACGCCGGCCGATATCCGCCGGACGCTGCTCCAGACGCGCGCTACCCTCCACCGGTGCATTCCGGTTCTCGACCCGATTCACGCTACCCGATGATGGCGCCACCGGCCACACACTATCCACCGCCCCATTACATGCCACACATGTACGGGTCGGGTATGTACCCGGTGGTGCCTTCCAGGGCTCCCCCGAATCGTGGATACCCACCAGACCCTTACCCAGCACCGGTACGTCCGGTCGATAGCAATCGGTATCCGGCACCCGAAACGCGATATCCGCTGGAACCGATCGGCGCTCAGGGACGCTATCCACCGCCAACGTCACCGAATGTGAACCCGTTTTACAACTACATGAAGGGCCGCCCGTCCG aCTACAACTATCACATGGCAGGTTACGAGCCGCAGCGGGGTTACATGGATGACCGGTACGGAGGATACTATCCAAGCGCTGGCGGACGCATTCCTCCTCCAATGCCTGCATTCCCCGATCGCGACCGAGGCTACCGACGACCCGGTGTTGGAATGGCACCGGACGGTGGCGGTTATCCCTTCGAGATACCCTACGGACCACCGTCCGGAACTGGGTACGATAATACGCTCGGTGGAGGTGATGGATTCGGTGGCTATGGCCCGCAACGTCCGTATGAGACGCGCTGCGACAATGCGGACGTGTTCAAGCAGGTTGGCTCCAAGCGGAAGATGCGAAAGCAGTACATTCGACGGGTCATCAGTGCACCGTCGCTCGGCATTTGCCAGCAGGAGTGTGCCGGGGCGCGGGACTTCATGTGCCGTAGCTTCAACTATCACGATGCGGCCCCGTACGAGACGGAGGGTAACTGCGAACTGAGCGATCGGGATTCGCGCGACCTCGAGGTACCGAGCGCCCAGATGTTCGAGAATGACAACGCGGACTACTACGAGCGCACGCCAGGACGCGGTGGTCCTCAAGACGAATGTCTCGATG TTGGGCAAGTTTGCAACGAAGATGGGATGGAATTTACGCTACGTACACCGGAAGGATTTGTCGGACGAATCTACGCGTACGGGTTCTACGATCGGTGCTTCTTCCGTGGCAACGGTGGAACCGTGAACGTGCTGAGAATCAGTGGACCACAGGGTTACCCAGAATGTGGCACACAAAGG TATGGTGACACCATGACGAACATTATAGTGGTCCAATTCTCGGATAACGTACAAACCGGGCGTGACAAACGTTTCAATCTGACTTGCATGTTTCGCGGACCCGGCGAGGCCGTGGTAACCTCCGGCTACATTGGTGCTGG TGTTCAAACCATTGACAGATCCGGCAGTCCCATCCCGATCGAGTACCTACCGGCCGAGAATTCGATGAGCAACAAGGTTCGCCTGATGATCCTCTACCAGGGccgaccgacgacgacgattgcCGTTGGTGATCCACTAACGTTCCGGCTGGAGTCGCAGGACGGTTACAGCCACGCGACGGACATCTTTGCGACCAATGTCGTCGCCAGGGATCCATACTCGGGACGAAGCGTTCAGCTGATCGATAATTATGG CTGTCCGGTGGATAGTTTGGTGTTCCCAGAACTTGGAAGATCGCGAGATAATGACGCCTTAGAGGCACGCTTCAACGCGTTCAAGATACCTGAATCAAACTTCCTGGTGTTCGAAGCGACCGTCCGAACATGCCGTGGCGGTTGTCAACCG GCTTACTGTCCAGGGCCAAGTGGACGCTCGGAGCCATCGTTTGGACGGCGCAagcgatcgatcgaaaatggaaCCGATTTCGCCGGCACTGCGGAACCACTGATCGGCGTTAAGGACCttgacgaagacgacgaagtGGTATCGATCGTTAACGCCACCATGGTCAACGAGAACGCAACGAACGCGAAGGAAAAGGACCTGTCCTCCAGTAGCACGCCGGAAGTCGCCCCGGGAGGCGAAGCAACCAGCACGAGCGAAATGCCCGAGCAAGTACGCGAAATGATTGAG TCCCGATCCTATCACCCCCTGCAGGTGTTCCAGTCGCGCGAAGAGATGCAGCAGGACACGGTGGCACGGAAGATGGTGGCACCGATTGAGTCGGTCTGTCTGACGCACGCCGAGTACTACGGGCTGATCAGTGCGCTCATACTGCTGGTCATTCTGCTGATCAGCATCACGTTTGCCGCCGGGATCGGGTACCGCAGCTACTGGAAGGTGTTCATGAAGAACCGCACGCTCGATCGCAACTCCCCGGTTAACTCGTTCAGCCCGTCGGCTCTGCATAATGTTTCGGGAAGTCAGTTTGAGGCCTCTGGCAGGACGCACTCCACGGCGAGCCGTGGTCCACAAGTTCGCTCACCTGGAGTGTCTCTCTTCGGAAGTGGACTACAGAAAACGTTCGCCACAGG CAATCTATCTCGAATGTGTCAGATACCGGTGATGAACCCACTGTCCAGGAACGGTgctgccaagagcgagtttgACGATCCCAGTGAACCGATCTACACCGATCCATCACTCTTCGAAAGGTCAAG ATCCCTGCGCAGCATAGCCGTCGATCAGTCGGAGGACGCCAACAACGTTTGA